One genomic segment of Helianthus annuus cultivar XRQ/B chromosome 14, HanXRQr2.0-SUNRISE, whole genome shotgun sequence includes these proteins:
- the LOC110907864 gene encoding uncharacterized protein LOC110907864, with amino-acid sequence MVEMKYHLRINSFWKEYTSWTYHRDTTPIAQVNDVAPQDGMVNVIEDIRGERMEEDTYLNQENSNGDSSGVVDDFEDLIKEAETELYPGCTKFSSIDFLAKLLNIKDTYHFQNEGVDRLLSLLRESMPEGNKIPPSYYVAKKTFKKIGLAYEMIDVCTNDCALFWKENESLQNCPVCNESRWVDKDTKGTKVARKVLRYFPLTPRLRRLYCSRHTAKDMIWHSTGRSEDGTMRHPVDGSAWQDFDKKYPNFVMEPRNVRLGLVADGFNPFNSGSGSSTHSTWPVILTTYNLPPWLCMRESTFMLTLLIPGPKSPGKDMDVFLRPLVDELKQLWQTSVRTKDAATNTYFTMKAALLWTINDFPARSSLSGWSGQGYMACPTCNQDTPSIRVTGKCAYVGHRRFLDANHPWRTSLDFNGRPETRDPPRQFSPADIEAQLGRLINRLPGKHPDFGAET; translated from the exons ATGGTAGAAATGAAATACCATTTGCGTATTAACAGTTTTTGGAAGGAATACACTTCGTGGACCTATCACAGGGACACGACTCCAATTGCACAAGTAAACGATGTTGCGCCACAAGACGGTATGGTAAACGTTATTGAAGACATTAGGGGGGAGCGTATGGAAGAAGATACATACCTTAACCAAGAGAACTCGAATGGAGATAGTAGCggtgttgttgatgattttgaAGACCTGATAAAGGAAGCTGAAACAGAATTATATCCTGGTTGTACTAAGTTTTCTTCTATCGACTTTTTAGCAAAGCTTTTGAATATAAAGGATACGTACCATTTTCAAAATGAAGGAGTAGATCGACTCCTCTCGTTGTTGCGAGAGTCAATGCCAGAAGGCAACAAGATTCCCCCTTCGTATTATGTAGCTAAGAAGACATTTAAGAAGATTGGTTTGGCATATGAGATGATAGATGTGTGCACAAATGATTGTGCTCTCTTTTGGAAAGAAAACGAGTCCTTGCAAAATTGTCCCGTTTGTAATGAGAGTCGATGGGTCGATAAAGACACAAAAGGCACGAAGGTGGCTCGTAAGGTGTTACGATACTTTCCTTTGACGCCTAGACTACGACGTTTGTATTGTTCAAGGCACACAGCGAAAGATATGATATGGCATAGTACCGGACGATCGGAAGATGGGACTATGCGTCATCCAGTTGATGGATCTGCATGGCAAGACTTTGATAAAAAGTACCCAAACTTCGTGATGGAGCCACGAAATGTTCGCTTAGGGCTTGTAGCTGACGGTTTTAATCCCTTTAACAGCGGTAGTGGATCCTCGACTCATAGCACGTGGCCGGTTATACTCACCACATATAACCTGCCTCCCTGGCTATGCATGCGAGAGTCCACATTCATGTTGACCTTGTTGATTCCTGGCCCTAAATCACCGGGGAAAGACATGGACGTTTTCCTTAGACCGTTAGTGGATGAGCTTAAGCAATTGTGGCAGACAAGTGTACGTACTAAAGACGCAGCAACAAACACATACTTCACAATGAAGGCGGCGTTGTTATGGACCATAAATGACTTTCCAGCCCGTAGTAGCCTATCAGGTTGGAGCGGACAAGGCTACATGGCATGCCCAACTTGTAACCAAGACACTCCTTCAATACGTGTAACTGGTAAATGTGCTTATGTTGGCCATCGCCGGTTCTTAGATGCCAACCATCCTTGGAGAACAAGTCTCGACTTTAACGGGAGACCCGAGACACGAGACCCTCCGAGACAGTTTAGCCCAGCTGACATAGAAGCTCAACTAGGTCGTTTAATTAATCGTCTACCAGGCAAGCATCCAGATTTTGGAG CTGAAACATAA